One genomic window of Paraburkholderia acidiphila includes the following:
- the flhA gene encoding flagellar biosynthesis protein FlhA, which produces MNARTGFLARRPEMLQSTNLRALAGPILICMILGMMILPLPPFLLDLLFTFNIALSVMVLLVSMYTMKPLDFAAFPSVLLFSTLLRLSLNVASTRIVLLDGHTGPGAAGQVIESFGHFLVGGNFAVGIVVFVILMVINFMVITKGAGRIAEVSARFTLDAMPGKQMAIDADLNAGLINEEAARKRRSEIAQEAEFYGSMDGASKFVRGDAIAGLLIMVINIVGGLIVGVVQHGMPLASAGETYTLLTIGDGLVAQIPSLVISTAAGVIVSRVATNEDIGTQLTGQLFTNPRVLMITGTIIVMMGLIPGMPHFAFLLLGGGSIQLGRTLKKNAEAKKASAAIADVAPAALAPVENAEATWDDVALIDTLGLEVGYRIIPLVDKNTDGELLKRIKSIRKKFAQEIGFLPPVIHIRDNLELRPNAYRIALKGVEVGTGEAYPGQWLAINPGQVSAVLPGTPTTDPAFGLPAVWIDSNVREQAQVFGYTVVDSSTVVATHLNHLVVMHAAELLGRREVQALLERVQKDTPSLVDDLVPKVLPVTTLQKVLQNLLEEGVPIRDMRTIMESLAEHTPRITDAHDLTAAVRISLGRAITQQWFPGNADMQVMGLDANLERVLSQTLTSGPNPGLEPGLAHTLLTQTEQAMARQQALGLAPVMLVQHALRPMLSRFLRRSLPQLKVLSYAEVPDTRNVKVVNVIGAH; this is translated from the coding sequence ATGAACGCCCGCACCGGTTTCCTCGCGCGGCGCCCGGAGATGCTGCAAAGCACGAATCTGCGCGCGCTGGCGGGACCGATCCTGATCTGCATGATCCTCGGCATGATGATCCTGCCGTTGCCGCCGTTCCTGCTGGATCTGCTGTTCACCTTCAACATCGCGCTTTCGGTGATGGTGCTGCTCGTCAGCATGTACACCATGAAGCCGCTCGACTTCGCGGCGTTCCCGAGCGTGCTGCTGTTCTCCACGCTCCTGCGGCTTTCGCTGAACGTGGCCTCCACGCGTATCGTGCTGCTCGACGGCCATACCGGCCCGGGCGCCGCGGGCCAGGTGATCGAGTCGTTCGGCCACTTCCTCGTGGGCGGCAACTTCGCCGTGGGTATCGTGGTGTTCGTGATCCTCATGGTCATCAACTTCATGGTGATCACGAAGGGCGCGGGCCGTATCGCCGAAGTCTCCGCGCGCTTCACGCTCGACGCGATGCCCGGCAAGCAGATGGCGATCGACGCCGACCTGAACGCGGGCCTCATCAACGAAGAGGCGGCTCGCAAGCGCCGCAGCGAGATTGCCCAGGAAGCCGAGTTCTACGGCTCGATGGACGGCGCGAGCAAGTTCGTGCGCGGCGACGCCATCGCCGGTCTCCTGATCATGGTGATCAACATCGTGGGCGGCCTGATCGTGGGCGTCGTGCAGCACGGCATGCCGCTCGCCTCGGCGGGCGAGACCTACACGCTGCTCACCATCGGTGACGGCCTCGTTGCGCAGATTCCGTCGCTCGTCATTTCCACGGCGGCCGGTGTGATCGTCTCGCGCGTCGCGACCAACGAAGACATCGGCACGCAGCTCACCGGGCAGCTCTTCACGAACCCGCGCGTGCTCATGATCACCGGCACGATCATCGTCATGATGGGGCTGATTCCGGGCATGCCGCACTTTGCGTTTCTGCTGCTCGGCGGCGGCTCGATCCAGCTCGGCCGCACGCTGAAGAAGAACGCCGAGGCGAAGAAGGCGAGCGCCGCGATCGCCGACGTCGCGCCCGCCGCGCTCGCGCCGGTCGAGAATGCCGAGGCGACCTGGGACGACGTCGCGCTCATCGACACGCTCGGCCTCGAAGTGGGCTACCGCATCATTCCGCTTGTCGACAAGAACACCGACGGCGAACTGCTCAAGCGCATCAAGAGCATTCGCAAGAAGTTCGCGCAGGAAATCGGCTTCTTGCCGCCCGTCATCCATATCCGCGACAACCTGGAACTGCGCCCGAACGCCTACCGCATTGCGTTGAAGGGCGTGGAAGTGGGCACGGGCGAGGCTTATCCGGGCCAGTGGCTCGCGATCAACCCGGGCCAGGTGAGCGCGGTGCTGCCGGGCACGCCGACCACGGACCCGGCGTTCGGCCTGCCCGCCGTGTGGATCGATTCGAACGTGCGCGAGCAGGCGCAGGTGTTCGGCTACACGGTGGTCGATTCGAGCACGGTAGTGGCGACGCACCTGAATCACCTCGTCGTCATGCACGCGGCCGAACTGCTCGGGCGTCGCGAGGTGCAGGCGCTGCTCGAGCGCGTGCAGAAGGACACGCCTTCGCTCGTGGACGACCTCGTGCCGAAGGTGCTCCCGGTCACGACGCTGCAGAAGGTGCTGCAGAACCTGCTCGAAGAAGGCGTACCGATTCGCGACATGCGCACGATCATGGAATCGCTCGCGGAGCACACGCCGCGCATCACCGACGCACACGACCTCACGGCGGCGGTGCGCATCTCGCTCGGCCGCGCGATCACGCAGCAATGGTTCCCCGGCAACGCCGACATGCAGGTGATGGGCCTCGACGCGAACCTCGAGCGCGTGCTTTCGCAGACGCTCACCTCGGGCCCGAACCCCGGCCTCGAACCCGGTCTCGCGCATACGCTGCTCACGCAGACGGAGCAGGCGATGGCGCGTCAGCAGGCGCTGGGACTCGCGCCCGTGATGCTCGTGCAGCATGCGTTGCGCCCCATGCTCTCGCGGTTCCTGCGCCGAAGCCTGCCGCAGCTCAAGGTGCTGTCGTATGCGGAAGTGCCGGATACGCGCAACGTGAAGGTGGTGAATGTGATCGGGGCACATTGA
- the flhB gene encoding flagellar biosynthesis protein FlhB — translation MAEDSDLEKTESATPKRLEKAREEGQVPRSRELATFALLSAGFYGTWMLSGTIGEHLQAMMRGAFTFNHASAFETSRMLIGAGVAAREGLMALMPVLALTGLAALLAPMALGGWLISTKSLQPNFSRLNPMTGLGRIFSVNGPIQLGMSLAKTLVVGVIGGSALWNRRDEILGLAMQPAPRAFADAMHLIGVCCGMTVAGMFVVAALDVPYQLWSYYRKLRMTKEEVKREHRENEGDPHVKGRIRQQQRAAARRRMMTQVPKADVVVTNPTHFAVALKYADGEMRAPKVVAKGVNLVAARIREIAAENNVPLLEAPPLARALYYNVDLNREIPGPLYGAVAQVLAWVYQLKRFREHGGDVPMEPTDLDVPPEMDKGAVSDEDEASEADEALTPEERTAAERTNSSNANNASNTAGRTDKNAARDGTEGATE, via the coding sequence GTGGCTGAGGACAGCGACCTCGAGAAAACAGAATCCGCCACTCCCAAGCGCCTCGAAAAGGCGCGGGAGGAGGGGCAGGTTCCGCGTTCCCGGGAGCTGGCGACGTTCGCGCTGCTCTCGGCGGGCTTCTATGGCACGTGGATGCTCTCCGGCACGATCGGCGAGCATCTGCAGGCCATGATGCGCGGCGCGTTCACGTTCAATCACGCGAGCGCGTTCGAAACCAGCCGCATGCTCATCGGCGCAGGGGTTGCCGCGCGCGAAGGCTTGATGGCGCTCATGCCGGTGCTCGCGCTCACGGGGCTCGCCGCGCTGCTCGCGCCAATGGCGCTTGGCGGCTGGCTCATCTCGACGAAGTCGCTGCAGCCGAACTTCAGCCGCCTCAATCCCATGACGGGGCTTGGGCGGATCTTCTCCGTGAACGGGCCGATCCAGCTCGGCATGTCGCTCGCCAAGACGCTCGTGGTGGGCGTGATCGGCGGCTCGGCGCTATGGAACCGGCGCGACGAGATACTCGGGCTCGCCATGCAGCCCGCGCCGCGCGCGTTCGCCGACGCGATGCATCTGATCGGCGTGTGCTGCGGCATGACGGTCGCCGGCATGTTCGTGGTGGCCGCACTCGACGTGCCGTATCAGCTGTGGTCGTACTACCGCAAGCTGCGCATGACCAAGGAAGAGGTCAAGCGCGAGCACCGCGAGAACGAAGGCGATCCGCACGTGAAGGGACGCATTCGCCAGCAGCAGCGCGCCGCCGCCCGCCGCCGCATGATGACCCAGGTACCCAAGGCCGACGTGGTCGTGACCAACCCGACGCACTTCGCCGTCGCGCTCAAGTACGCCGATGGCGAGATGCGCGCGCCGAAGGTCGTTGCGAAGGGCGTGAACCTCGTGGCCGCGCGCATTCGCGAGATCGCCGCCGAGAACAACGTGCCGTTGCTCGAAGCCCCGCCGCTCGCCCGCGCGCTCTACTACAACGTCGACCTCAACCGCGAAATCCCGGGGCCGCTCTACGGCGCGGTGGCGCAGGTGCTCGCGTGGGTCTATCAGCTCAAGCGCTTTCGCGAGCATGGCGGCGATGTGCCGATGGAGCCGACCGACCTCGACGTGCCACCCGAAATGGACAAGGGCGCAGTGAGCGACGAAGACGAAGCCAGCGAAGCCGACGAAGCCCTCACGCCAGAGGAGCGCACGGCCGCCGAACGTACCAACAGCAGCAACGCAAACAACGCATCGAACACCGCCGGGCGCACCGACAAGAACGCGGCGCGCGACGGCACTGAAGGAGCAACAGAATGA
- a CDS encoding DUF3443 domain-containing protein: protein MTSRHSRTVWLRPFRFFSTAALVAVVSLVAACGGGGGSSNSSSSSGSSSGNGSSVPSPNQQPTAATAANTVPVTVNSGLTGTLPNIPTVSVTICQAGTSTCETVNNVQVDTASFGLRVLASALPNVLNSLPATQVTGGNLAECTAFADGYTWGTVRSVDVKIGGETASGIPIQVIGDLASSSVPQACAGFGNPQNTAQDLGANGILGIGVAPYDTFGSYYACPGNTNCVAATVAQTQLVANPVPKFGTDGNGVILEMAPVSDSGAPSATGTLVFGIGTQSNNAMNATQTFVTDSSGRLSSTFNGRTLQTFLDSGSNAIFFADSSLPQCGGNLGSFYCPSSTQSFSAALVSNNGATTGTAAFNVANGNSLLGSGANYAANNLAGQFGSSTSLDLGLSFFYGRYVYYGMDLTASGGKAPYVAY, encoded by the coding sequence CTGACTTCACGCCATTCGCGCACCGTGTGGCTGCGCCCTTTCCGGTTTTTTTCGACAGCCGCGCTCGTGGCCGTCGTTTCGCTCGTCGCCGCCTGTGGAGGCGGGGGCGGCAGCAGCAACAGCAGCAGTTCGAGCGGCAGCAGCAGCGGCAATGGCTCCTCGGTGCCCAGTCCCAACCAGCAGCCTACTGCGGCGACCGCCGCGAACACGGTGCCCGTCACCGTGAACAGCGGACTGACCGGCACGCTGCCCAACATCCCCACCGTGAGCGTGACGATTTGCCAGGCCGGCACGAGTACCTGCGAAACCGTCAACAACGTTCAGGTGGATACGGCGTCGTTCGGCCTGCGTGTGCTCGCGTCGGCCTTGCCGAATGTGCTGAACTCACTGCCCGCCACGCAGGTCACCGGCGGCAATCTCGCCGAGTGCACGGCCTTTGCGGACGGCTACACGTGGGGTACCGTGCGTTCCGTCGACGTCAAGATCGGCGGCGAAACGGCATCCGGTATTCCGATCCAGGTGATCGGCGACCTGGCCTCGAGTTCGGTGCCGCAGGCCTGCGCTGGCTTCGGCAACCCGCAGAACACGGCGCAGGACCTGGGCGCGAACGGCATTCTCGGTATCGGTGTCGCGCCTTATGACACCTTCGGCAGCTATTACGCTTGCCCGGGCAACACGAACTGCGTTGCCGCAACGGTCGCGCAAACGCAGCTCGTGGCCAACCCCGTGCCCAAGTTCGGCACGGACGGCAATGGCGTGATCCTGGAGATGGCGCCGGTGTCCGACAGTGGCGCGCCCAGCGCGACGGGCACGCTCGTGTTCGGCATCGGTACACAGTCGAACAACGCGATGAACGCCACGCAAACCTTCGTCACGGACTCATCGGGCAGGCTCAGCTCCACGTTCAATGGACGCACGCTGCAGACCTTCCTCGACTCGGGCTCGAATGCGATCTTCTTCGCCGACAGCAGCCTGCCGCAGTGCGGCGGCAATCTCGGCTCCTTCTATTGCCCCTCGTCCACGCAGTCCTTCAGCGCAGCGCTCGTTTCCAATAATGGCGCAACCACTGGCACCGCGGCCTTCAATGTCGCGAATGGCAACAGCCTGCTCGGCAGCGGCGCGAACTATGCGGCCAACAACCTGGCCGGGCAGTTCGGGTCGTCGACGAGTCTCGACCTTGGGTTGTCGTTTTTCTACGGGCGCTATGTGTACTACGGCATGGACCTGACCGCATCCGGCGGCAAGGCGCCTTACGTGGCGTACTGA
- a CDS encoding DUF2844 domain-containing protein, whose product MLASLLCALLAAPLAHAALGGAPMPTPAGASVGTLSAASAAAVTGNASAVARAAVQAAASGASANSAYTVQQTTLANGTVVREYLTPAGTVFGVAWDGPQMPNLATLLGSYFPQYTAGVKASHAAGLVRGPGVVENSNVIVHSGGHMGAFSGQAWLPQALPAGVSGSDIQ is encoded by the coding sequence CTGCTTGCTTCACTGCTTTGCGCACTGCTCGCGGCGCCCCTGGCGCATGCGGCGCTCGGCGGCGCGCCCATGCCCACACCGGCGGGCGCGAGCGTCGGCACCCTGAGCGCCGCCTCGGCGGCCGCGGTGACCGGCAACGCGTCGGCCGTTGCGCGCGCAGCCGTGCAAGCCGCGGCTTCCGGCGCTTCCGCGAACTCCGCCTATACCGTCCAGCAGACCACGCTGGCCAACGGCACCGTGGTGCGCGAGTACCTCACGCCGGCCGGCACCGTATTCGGCGTTGCCTGGGACGGTCCGCAGATGCCCAACCTCGCCACGCTGCTAGGCAGCTACTTTCCCCAATACACGGCCGGGGTGAAGGCGAGCCACGCGGCCGGTCTCGTGCGCGGGCCGGGCGTGGTCGAAAACTCGAACGTCATCGTGCATTCGGGCGGCCACATGGGCGCCTTCTCCGGGCAGGCATGGCTGCCGCAGGCGCTGCCTGCAGGCGTCAGCGGCTCCGATATCCAGTGA
- the cheZ gene encoding protein phosphatase CheZ — translation MATDRILARIGHLTRSLRDSMRELGLDKHVERAAEAVPDARDRLRYVANMTEQAAERVLTAIDIAKPLQETLEHDAKELTSRWATWYDAPIGREEVRQLMDDTRAFVDGVPQATAATNQQLLEIMLAQDFQDLTGQVIKKIMDVVYLIEQQLLTVLVENIAPERREQFAATAAALAETQSSTGSPEGLLNGPQINPEGKTDVVQDQAQVDDLLASLGF, via the coding sequence CTGGCGACGGACCGCATCCTCGCGCGCATCGGCCATCTGACGCGCAGCCTGCGCGACTCGATGCGCGAACTCGGTCTCGACAAGCACGTGGAGCGCGCCGCCGAGGCGGTGCCCGACGCGCGCGACCGGCTGCGTTATGTCGCGAACATGACCGAGCAGGCCGCCGAGCGCGTGCTGACCGCGATCGACATCGCCAAGCCGCTGCAGGAAACGCTCGAGCACGACGCGAAGGAACTGACGAGCCGCTGGGCGACGTGGTACGACGCGCCGATCGGCCGCGAGGAAGTGCGCCAGCTGATGGACGACACACGCGCCTTTGTGGACGGCGTGCCGCAAGCCACCGCGGCGACCAACCAGCAGCTGCTCGAGATCATGCTCGCTCAGGACTTCCAGGACCTGACGGGTCAGGTGATCAAGAAGATCATGGACGTGGTCTATCTGATCGAGCAGCAGTTGCTTACCGTGCTGGTCGAGAACATCGCGCCGGAGCGGCGCGAGCAGTTCGCGGCGACAGCGGCGGCGCTCGCGGAGACCCAGAGCAGCACGGGCAGCCCCGAAGGCCTGCTCAACGGTCCGCAGATCAATCCGGAAGGCAAGACCGACGTGGTGCAGGACCAGGCGCAGGTCGACGATCTGCTCGCAAGCCTCGGGTTCTAG
- the cheY gene encoding chemotaxis response regulator CheY, translating into MDKGMKILVVDDFPTMRRIVRNLLKELGYSNVDEAEDGAAGLARLRGGNYEFVISDWNMPNLDGLAMLKEIRADANLTHLPVLMVTAESKKENIIAAAQAGASGYVVKPFTAATLDEKLNKILEKMAKTGS; encoded by the coding sequence ATGGATAAGGGAATGAAGATTCTGGTGGTGGACGATTTTCCGACGATGCGCCGGATTGTCCGCAACCTGCTGAAGGAACTGGGCTACTCGAACGTCGACGAAGCCGAAGATGGCGCAGCGGGCCTCGCACGCCTGCGCGGCGGCAACTACGAGTTCGTGATCTCCGACTGGAACATGCCGAACCTCGACGGTCTGGCCATGCTCAAGGAGATCCGCGCCGACGCGAACCTGACGCACCTGCCGGTGCTGATGGTGACGGCCGAGTCGAAGAAGGAAAACATCATCGCGGCCGCGCAGGCAGGCGCGAGCGGCTATGTGGTGAAGCCGTTCACGGCTGCCACGCTCGACGAGAAGCTCAACAAGATTCTCGAGAAGATGGCCAAGACGGGGAGCTGA
- a CDS encoding protein-glutamate methylesterase/protein-glutamine glutaminase, protein MQKIKVLCVDDSALIRSLMTEIINSQPDMTVVATAPDPLVARELIKQHNPDVLTLDVEMPRMDGLDFLEKLMRLRPMPVVMVSSLTERGNEITLRALELGAVDFVTKPKVGIRDGMLEYSEKLADKVRAAARARVRAHHAPAAAAAGGAAHAQAAAQSASPAPMINNRLVSTEKLVIVGASTGGTEAIREVLQPLPPDAPAVLIAQHMPPGFTKSFAQRLNGLCRITVKEAEHGERVLPGHAYIAPGHAHLLLARSGANYIAHLSDDPPVNRHRPSVDVLFRSAALHAGKNAIGVILTGMGRDGAAGLLEMRQAGAYTLAQDEASCIVFGMPREAIAMGGADEIASLADMSRRVMTRLASMGDRVQRV, encoded by the coding sequence GTGCAAAAAATCAAGGTTCTCTGCGTCGACGATTCGGCGCTGATTCGCAGTTTGATGACGGAAATCATCAACAGTCAGCCCGACATGACGGTCGTCGCCACCGCGCCGGATCCGCTCGTCGCGCGCGAGCTGATCAAGCAGCACAACCCCGACGTGCTCACGCTCGACGTGGAAATGCCGCGCATGGACGGCCTCGACTTCCTCGAGAAGCTCATGCGCCTGCGGCCCATGCCGGTCGTGATGGTGTCGTCGCTGACCGAGCGCGGCAATGAAATCACGCTGCGCGCGCTCGAACTCGGCGCGGTCGACTTCGTGACGAAGCCGAAGGTCGGCATTCGCGACGGCATGCTCGAATACTCGGAAAAGCTCGCCGACAAGGTCCGCGCCGCTGCGCGCGCCCGCGTGCGCGCTCACCATGCGCCCGCCGCTGCCGCAGCAGGAGGCGCCGCGCACGCGCAGGCCGCCGCCCAGTCGGCGAGCCCGGCGCCGATGATCAACAACCGGCTCGTCTCGACCGAAAAGCTCGTGATCGTCGGTGCGTCGACGGGCGGCACCGAGGCGATCCGCGAAGTGCTGCAGCCGCTGCCGCCCGACGCGCCCGCGGTGCTGATCGCGCAGCACATGCCGCCGGGGTTCACGAAGTCGTTCGCACAGCGCCTGAACGGGCTGTGCCGCATTACCGTCAAGGAAGCAGAGCACGGCGAACGTGTGCTGCCCGGCCATGCCTACATCGCGCCGGGCCACGCCCACCTCTTGCTCGCACGCAGCGGGGCGAACTACATCGCGCATCTGTCCGACGACCCGCCGGTCAACCGGCACCGTCCGTCGGTCGACGTGCTGTTTCGCTCGGCGGCGCTGCATGCGGGCAAGAACGCCATCGGCGTGATTCTGACGGGCATGGGCCGCGACGGTGCGGCCGGGCTGCTCGAAATGCGTCAGGCCGGGGCGTACACGCTCGCGCAGGACGAGGCGAGCTGCATCGTGTTCGGCATGCCGCGCGAAGCCATTGCAATGGGCGGCGCCGACGAAATCGCCTCGCTGGCAGACATGAGCCGGCGCGTGATGACCCGCCTCGCCTCGATGGGCGACCGGGTCCAGCGCGTCTGA
- the cheD gene encoding chemoreceptor glutamine deamidase CheD, whose protein sequence is MSARLPIATNRYFDTHFQRPGVKLLPNEFFTTGDDMVLVTVLGSCVAACIQDRSAGIGGMNHFMLPDDGADSAHALTGASDAMRYGAYAMEVLINELIKAGGRRERFEAKVFGGAAVLAGMTTMNIGDRNAAFVRRYLATENIRIVAEDLQGSHPRKVAFLPRTGQVMVKKLRLSQDTSVAEREQQLAAQTAEARAERLARARARVELFGVGSAGRAGPGAAATALAANAASQISQSQPQGARPRIELFGSGGSSALRASGQDNARTVEEA, encoded by the coding sequence ATGAGCGCCCGTCTCCCGATCGCGACGAATCGCTATTTCGACACGCATTTCCAGCGTCCCGGCGTGAAGCTGCTGCCCAACGAGTTCTTTACGACGGGCGACGACATGGTGCTCGTCACCGTACTCGGCTCGTGTGTGGCGGCGTGCATCCAGGACCGCAGCGCTGGCATTGGCGGCATGAACCACTTCATGTTGCCCGACGACGGCGCGGACTCCGCCCACGCGCTCACGGGCGCCTCCGACGCGATGCGCTACGGCGCGTACGCGATGGAAGTGCTGATCAACGAACTGATCAAGGCGGGCGGCCGGCGCGAGCGCTTCGAGGCCAAGGTGTTCGGCGGTGCGGCCGTGCTCGCGGGCATGACGACGATGAACATCGGCGACCGCAACGCCGCCTTCGTGCGCCGCTATCTCGCGACCGAGAACATCCGCATCGTGGCCGAGGACCTGCAAGGCTCGCATCCGCGCAAGGTGGCGTTTCTGCCGCGCACGGGCCAGGTCATGGTGAAGAAGCTGCGCCTCTCGCAGGACACGAGCGTGGCCGAGCGCGAACAGCAGCTCGCCGCGCAAACCGCCGAGGCGCGCGCCGAACGGCTCGCGCGTGCGCGTGCGCGCGTCGAGCTGTTCGGAGTCGGCAGCGCAGGGCGTGCGGGCCCGGGCGCCGCGGCGACCGCTCTTGCAGCGAACGCGGCGTCCCAGATTTCCCAATCCCAGCCGCAGGGCGCGCGGCCTCGCATCGAGCTGTTCGGCTCGGGCGGGTCGTCCGCGCTGCGCGCATCCGGTCAAGACAACGCCAGGACAGTAGAGGAGGCGTGA
- a CDS encoding CheR family methyltransferase produces MKALRNSRHDAGEPVGAGVESNRDFDFTSADFERIRALIHRRAGISLSDHKRDMAYSRLARRLRTLGIDSFREYLDQLEARNDAHEWEAFTNALTTNLTAFFREAHHFPILADFVKRRGAPGSQPVSVWCSAASTGEEPYSIAMTLIEALGDRAAREARVLATDLDTQVLAKADAGVYSFDQVKHLSPERLKRFFFKGTGSHAGMVKVRPELRAMIKFEQLNLTDADYGLRTTFDAIFCRNVMIYFDKPTQAQVLTRFEPLMKPDGLLFAGHSENFTYVTQAFRLRGQTVYELTRGAHANAAPRRANDALGVPA; encoded by the coding sequence ATGAAAGCGCTGCGAAATTCACGCCACGACGCCGGCGAGCCGGTTGGTGCGGGCGTCGAGAGCAACCGCGATTTCGATTTCACCTCGGCGGACTTCGAGCGCATTCGCGCGCTCATCCACCGTCGTGCGGGCATCTCGCTCTCGGACCACAAGCGCGACATGGCGTATAGCCGCCTCGCGCGGCGCCTGCGCACGCTCGGCATCGACAGTTTTCGCGAGTACCTCGACCAGCTCGAAGCGCGCAACGACGCGCACGAGTGGGAAGCGTTCACGAACGCGCTCACCACGAACCTCACGGCATTCTTTCGCGAAGCGCATCACTTCCCGATCCTCGCGGATTTCGTGAAGCGCCGGGGTGCGCCGGGTTCGCAGCCGGTTTCGGTCTGGTGCTCGGCGGCTTCGACGGGCGAAGAGCCGTACTCGATCGCGATGACGCTCATCGAAGCGCTTGGCGACCGCGCTGCGCGCGAAGCACGCGTGCTCGCCACCGACCTCGACACCCAGGTGCTCGCCAAGGCCGACGCGGGCGTCTACTCGTTCGACCAGGTGAAGCATCTGTCGCCCGAGCGCCTCAAGCGTTTCTTCTTCAAGGGCACGGGCTCGCACGCGGGGATGGTGAAGGTGCGCCCGGAGCTGCGCGCGATGATCAAGTTCGAGCAGCTCAATCTCACCGACGCGGACTATGGCTTGCGTACCACGTTCGACGCGATCTTCTGCCGCAACGTGATGATCTACTTCGACAAGCCGACCCAGGCGCAGGTCCTCACGCGCTTCGAGCCGCTCATGAAGCCAGACGGTCTGCTGTTCGCGGGCCACTCGGAGAACTTCACCTATGTCACGCAGGCGTTCCGTCTGCGCGGCCAGACGGTGTACGAACTCACGCGTGGCGCACACGCGAATGCCGCGCCGCGCCGCGCGAACGACGCGCTCGGAGTGCCCGCATGA